In the Bacteroidota bacterium genome, one interval contains:
- a CDS encoding tetratricopeptide repeat protein: MITFRVARELTYQLEMASEHDRLAQVLASVPVFLWLSGVSDRTDVFRQWQYLTVSGINPEPLYRASLAKARNINSSLLPDALYQLYWMFQVRGAWDLSYDLLTELRLWACNNGSPTWEIRATLGLGVIRWRRAEYDDAMKHLERSLELSEKNHDLVSVSFALGNMGNVYRDQGQYADATKCFERHYTIANSLNDKLGMSRAITNLGIVRREQEQLEEARACFEEALQLAQSFGDRSIQLYALGNMGALFVDMGRLDEATTYLSEHLALAERLGDRRGMAATMTNFGNIQAVLGRYEAALHSFEKQLAVSESLGEKKGVGEASFAVAKMHLKQGTYESALQYTRRSLDTFRAIGVLTGVGVTLAQQAQILLETVSASTAEQPAMRPFYLDGVIEESTGSTWQQSTLQAARSLAEESVSISQQVAKQDALFLASILLARIDAAEGNLPTALKTLEIMLSKTTDGEQIADLHYWLWKMGSERPVRSTHHDDALARYESLYLRIPKFEFLRRIADLRGQRIPMSADDLEA, encoded by the coding sequence ATGATTACGTTTCGGGTTGCTCGTGAACTGACATATCAACTCGAAATGGCGAGCGAGCACGATCGGCTGGCGCAAGTGCTGGCGAGCGTTCCCGTATTCCTATGGCTATCAGGCGTCTCAGATCGCACGGATGTCTTCCGGCAGTGGCAATATCTCACGGTATCTGGGATCAACCCGGAGCCGCTATATCGTGCCTCATTGGCAAAGGCCCGTAATATTAATTCGAGCCTGTTGCCGGACGCGCTTTACCAACTCTACTGGATGTTTCAGGTTCGTGGGGCGTGGGATCTATCTTACGATCTGCTGACGGAACTCCGCCTGTGGGCTTGCAATAACGGCAGCCCAACATGGGAAATCCGCGCGACGCTTGGCTTGGGCGTCATTCGCTGGAGACGTGCGGAATATGATGATGCCATGAAGCACCTGGAGCGATCGCTCGAATTAAGTGAAAAGAACCACGATTTGGTGAGCGTATCATTCGCATTGGGGAACATGGGAAACGTCTATCGTGACCAAGGCCAGTATGCTGATGCAACCAAGTGTTTTGAGCGGCACTATACAATCGCCAATTCGCTCAACGACAAGCTTGGAATGTCACGAGCGATCACAAATCTCGGAATCGTTCGCAGAGAACAAGAACAGTTGGAAGAGGCACGGGCATGCTTTGAGGAGGCGCTTCAACTCGCTCAGTCTTTTGGGGATCGTTCAATCCAGCTCTATGCCCTCGGGAATATGGGAGCGCTCTTTGTCGACATGGGGCGACTCGACGAAGCAACAACCTATCTGTCAGAGCACCTTGCACTCGCGGAGCGCCTGGGAGACAGAAGAGGAATGGCCGCGACGATGACCAACTTTGGCAATATCCAGGCCGTGCTCGGACGATACGAAGCTGCTTTGCACTCGTTCGAGAAGCAACTAGCGGTTTCGGAGTCACTCGGCGAGAAAAAGGGGGTAGGTGAGGCCTCATTTGCGGTCGCAAAAATGCATCTGAAGCAAGGTACTTACGAATCAGCCTTACAATATACCCGACGCTCGCTTGATACATTTCGTGCGATTGGCGTTTTGACCGGCGTTGGTGTCACGCTCGCGCAGCAGGCGCAGATCCTTCTGGAAACCGTAAGCGCTTCAACGGCCGAGCAACCTGCGATGCGCCCGTTCTACCTCGATGGCGTCATCGAGGAATCGACCGGATCGACGTGGCAGCAGAGCACACTTCAGGCGGCGCGCTCCCTGGCGGAGGAAAGCGTCTCTATAAGTCAGCAGGTTGCCAAACAGGATGCACTGTTCCTTGCTTCAATCCTTCTGGCCCGCATCGACGCCGCCGAAGGAAACCTTCCAACGGCCCTGAAAACACTTGAAATCATGCTCTCCAAAACGACCGATGGAGAGCAGATTGCCGATCTGCATTATTGGCTCTGGAAGATGGGGAGCGAAAGACCAGTTCGCTCCACACATCATGATGATGCGCTTGCTCGGTACGAATCACTCTACTTGCGGATCCCGAAATTCGAATTCTTGAGGCGCATCGCAGATCTGCGCGGCCAGCGGATTCCGATGTCGGCGGATGATCTGGAAGCGTGA
- a CDS encoding DUF455 family protein, whose amino-acid sequence MQTNGRTNNSNGQTDMHWSNAPELRGTGAPLANYNFPKDLRRLGGDFTVEECQQRLLRFFLFERNMLRALAGWIIGTPEFEVKVEYGRHVFWHAEAGMKLRTRLAELRIAEETTDAFDADDIAEFFAELLHAETPAHFLAAMYGVLLPAMKLAYQEHAAHTDQVADAPTLRCIRHILFDYDDMIAWGSGAIEAYVQGGYDLSALHQWQYHTAKLLRSFGGVTAMARKGPRPGQLRSLGKAPFERSLIATRDPRFTTFDNTYEYQEADEAATLKGGIAYETEFDKTRLNLVRSQRDEIDAIETFGNVLYEIRPTATTSVPFGFDYDIAHIIWDETRHTELGHKALEALGYNPYDLLNRLLGIKVRTKMPPLYALAEINLFGEANIVQECLRYAREAYERGDDLTGRIFDFVNADERTHLAKGVYWLRHFFQTDSVQEIEQKTKTIAIERLLELGIINHEVALTISHRDLAKIIGE is encoded by the coding sequence ATGCAAACCAACGGTCGAACCAACAACTCAAACGGTCAAACGGACATGCATTGGTCTAATGCTCCCGAGCTACGTGGTACTGGAGCACCGCTCGCTAACTATAACTTCCCGAAAGACTTACGCCGATTAGGTGGCGACTTCACCGTGGAGGAGTGCCAGCAACGGCTGCTCCGCTTTTTTCTGTTCGAACGCAACATGCTTCGGGCACTGGCGGGCTGGATTATCGGCACGCCCGAGTTCGAAGTCAAGGTCGAGTATGGCCGTCATGTCTTCTGGCACGCGGAGGCTGGTATGAAGCTCCGCACCCGCCTGGCTGAACTTCGTATCGCCGAGGAGACGACCGACGCTTTCGATGCCGATGACATCGCCGAATTCTTCGCCGAACTCCTGCACGCCGAGACTCCTGCGCATTTCCTCGCCGCCATGTATGGCGTCCTGTTGCCCGCAATGAAGCTTGCGTATCAGGAGCACGCCGCCCACACCGATCAAGTTGCCGATGCCCCGACGCTCCGGTGCATCCGCCACATCCTTTTCGATTACGATGATATGATCGCTTGGGGGAGCGGGGCGATTGAAGCTTACGTGCAAGGTGGATACGACTTGTCCGCGCTCCACCAGTGGCAGTACCACACCGCGAAACTGCTCCGTTCGTTTGGTGGCGTGACTGCTATGGCCAGGAAAGGGCCGCGACCCGGCCAATTACGCTCCCTGGGCAAAGCACCCTTCGAACGATCTCTCATTGCCACTCGCGACCCACGCTTTACCACGTTCGATAATACCTACGAGTACCAGGAGGCTGATGAAGCGGCCACGCTGAAAGGGGGCATCGCTTACGAAACCGAGTTCGATAAGACAAGACTCAATCTTGTCCGCTCTCAGAGAGACGAGATCGACGCCATCGAAACATTCGGCAACGTCCTTTATGAGATTCGACCAACGGCCACCACCTCGGTTCCATTTGGATTCGATTACGACATCGCCCATATTATCTGGGACGAAACCCGGCACACCGAGCTTGGGCACAAAGCTCTGGAGGCACTCGGATACAATCCCTACGACTTGCTCAACCGGCTACTTGGCATTAAAGTACGTACCAAGATGCCGCCGCTCTATGCTTTGGCCGAGATTAATCTGTTTGGCGAGGCCAATATCGTTCAGGAGTGTCTGCGATATGCACGCGAAGCATACGAACGAGGCGACGACCTCACTGGGCGCATCTTCGATTTCGTCAATGCCGACGAGAGGACGCATTTAGCTAAGGGCGTATACTGGCTCCGGCACTTCTTTCAGACCGACTCCGTACAGGAGATCGAGCAAAAGACCAAGACCATCGCAATCGAGCGGCTCCTCGAACTCGGGATTATCAATCACGAGGTCGCCCTCACGATCTCGCACCGGGATTTGGCGAAGATCATTGGGGAATAG